In Calonectris borealis chromosome 10, bCalBor7.hap1.2, whole genome shotgun sequence, a single genomic region encodes these proteins:
- the IP6K2 gene encoding inositol hexakisphosphate kinase 2 isoform X1: MSPAFGAMEVEHYSKGVLLEPFVHQVGGHSCVLRFNDKTICKPLIQREHQFYETLPTEMRKFTPQYEGVVSVSFEEDEDGNLCLIAYPLNGDHDNLENLDNSDCEPKSKLLRWTNKKTMLLENEKIPKDWVRQHRKEEKMKSHKLEEEFEWLKKSEVLYYTVEKKGNVSSQFKHHNPWSMKCHQQQLQRMKENAKHRNQYKFILLENLTSRYEVPCVLDLKMGTRQHGDDASEEKKANQIRKCQQSTSAVIGVRVCGMQVYQAGTGQLMFMNKYHGRKLSVQGFKEALYQFFHNGKYLRRELFESVIKKLTELKSVLEKQESYRFYSSSLLIIYDGKERQEVAVDSDPEDLEDLSEESSDESAGAYAYKPTASTVDVRMIDFAHTTCKYYGEDSVVHEGQDTGYVFGLQNLIDIIKEIRDESSE; encoded by the exons ATGAGCCCAGCATTTGGAGCCATGGAAGTGGAGCACTATTCCAAGGGAGTCCTGCTCGAGCCTTTTGTCCACCAGGTTGGAGGACACTCCTGTGTCCTCCGGTTTAATGACAAGACCATCTGTAAACCCCTTATTCAGAGGGAACACCAGTTCTATGAGACTCTCCCAACAGAAATGCGTAAATTCACTCCGCAATATGAGG GTGTGGTATCAGTGAGCTTTGAAGAGGATGAAGATGGAAACTTATGTCTAATAGCATATCCATTAAATGGGGACCACGATAACTTAGAAAACTTAGATAATTCTGACTGTGAGCCCAAAAGTAAGCTGTTGAGATGGACTAACAAAAAGACAATGTTGTTAGAAAATGAGAAGATACCTAAGGATTGGGTCCGACAgcacaggaaagaggaaaaaatgaaaag TCACAAATTGGAGGAAGAGTTTGAGTGGCTGAAGAAATCTGAAGTCTTGTATTATACtgtagagaaaaaaggaaatgtcagtTCACAGTTCAAACACCATAATCCTTGGAGCATGAAATGTCACCAGCAGCAGTTACAGCGGatgaaggaaaatgcaaaacacCGGAATCAATATA AATTCATTTTGCTGGAAAACCTAACGTCTCGGTACGAAGTACCATGTGTGTTGGACCTTAAGATGGGAACGCGACAACATGGAGATGATGCGTCAGAAGAGAAGAAGGCTAATCAGATTCGCAAGTGTCAGCAGAGTACATCAGCTGTTATCGGAGTCCGAGTCTGTGGCATGCAG GTCTACCAGGCAGGCACTGGCCAGCTCATGTTCATGAATAAATACCACGGAAGAAAACTCTCAGTCCAAGGATTTAAAGAAGCACTTTACCAGTTCTTTCATAACGGCAAATACCTGCGCAGGGAACTCTTTGAATCTGTTATTAAAAAACTGACTGAACTCAAGTCTGTCCTAGAGAAGCAGGAGTCTTACCGCTTCTATTCGAGCTCCTTGCTGATCATTTATGATGGAAAGGAAAGGCAGGAAGTTGCTGTCGACTCAGACCCAGAGGACTTAGAGGACCTTTCAGAGGAATCTTCAGATGAGTCAGCAGGAGCATATGCCTACAAACCGACTGCTAGTACTGTTGATGTCCGTATGATAGACTTTGCCCACACAACCTGCAAGTACTATGGAGAAGATAGCGTGGTGCATGAGGGCCAAGACACGGGTTATGTTTTTGGACTTCAGAATTTAATAGATATTATTAAAGAAATAAGAGACGAAAGTAGTGAATAA
- the IP6K2 gene encoding inositol hexakisphosphate kinase 2 isoform X2, with product MSPAFGAMEVEHYSKGVLLEPFVHQVGGHSCVLRFNDKTICKPLIQREHQFYETLPTEMRKFTPQYEGQSQRPFASWLPPFFLLSFPLWQQDYQSELLRSLPQLL from the exons ATGAGCCCAGCATTTGGAGCCATGGAAGTGGAGCACTATTCCAAGGGAGTCCTGCTCGAGCCTTTTGTCCACCAGGTTGGAGGACACTCCTGTGTCCTCCGGTTTAATGACAAGACCATCTGTAAACCCCTTATTCAGAGGGAACACCAGTTCTATGAGACTCTCCCAACAGAAATGCGTAAATTCACTCCGCAATATGAGG GACAAAGCCAAAGGCCATTTGCTAGCTGgctccccccttttttcctgttGTCCTTTCCTTTGTGGCAGCAGGACTATCAGTCAGAGCTTCtgcgctccctgccccagctaCTGTAG